A portion of the Streptomyces sp. NBC_01335 genome contains these proteins:
- the prcB gene encoding proteasome subunit beta yields MEANTRHTGRLPAAFLTPGSSSFMDFLSDHAPAMLPGNRNLPPLKGAVEAPHGTTIVAASFPGGVVLAGDRRATMGNMIAQRDIEKVFPADEYSAVGIAGTAGLAVEMVKLFQLELEHFEKVEGAQLSLEGKANRLSTMIRGNLAMAMQGLAVVPLFAGYDVDKGRGRIFSYDVTGGRSEEHAGYASTGSGSLFARGSMKKLYREDLTESQALTLVVQALYDAADDDSATGGPDVARRIYPIVTVITDEGFRRLSDGESSSIAREILERRLEHPDGPRAALL; encoded by the coding sequence GTGGAAGCCAACACTCGTCACACCGGGCGTCTACCAGCTGCGTTCCTGACGCCGGGTTCGTCCTCGTTCATGGACTTCCTGTCCGACCACGCACCCGCGATGCTCCCGGGCAACCGGAACCTCCCGCCGCTCAAGGGGGCCGTCGAGGCGCCGCACGGGACGACCATCGTCGCGGCCTCGTTCCCCGGCGGCGTGGTGCTCGCCGGTGACCGGCGGGCGACCATGGGCAACATGATCGCCCAGCGCGACATCGAGAAGGTGTTCCCCGCCGACGAGTACTCCGCCGTCGGCATCGCGGGCACCGCGGGTCTCGCGGTGGAGATGGTCAAGCTCTTCCAGCTGGAGCTGGAGCACTTCGAGAAGGTCGAGGGCGCACAGCTCTCCCTGGAGGGCAAGGCCAACCGCCTCTCCACGATGATCCGCGGCAACCTGGCGATGGCCATGCAGGGACTCGCGGTCGTCCCCCTCTTCGCCGGCTACGACGTCGACAAGGGCCGGGGCAGGATCTTCTCCTACGACGTCACCGGAGGCCGCTCCGAGGAGCACGCCGGATACGCCTCCACCGGCTCCGGATCGCTCTTCGCCCGGGGCTCCATGAAGAAGCTCTACCGCGAGGACCTGACGGAGTCCCAGGCGCTCACCCTGGTCGTGCAGGCCCTGTACGACGCCGCGGACGACGACTCCGCGACCGGCGGCCCCGACGTGGCGCGCCGCATCTACCCGATCGTCACCGTCATCACCGACGAGGGCTTCCGCCGGCTGTCGGACGGGGAGTCCTCCTCGATCGCCCGCGAGATCCTGGAGCGCCGCCTCGAACACCCCGACGGCCCGCGCGCGGCTCTGCTCTGA
- a CDS encoding ubiquitin-like protein Pup, giving the protein MATKDTGGGQQKATRSTEETEEQAQDAQASEDLKERQEKLSDDVDSVLDEIDDVLEENAEDFVRSFVQKGGE; this is encoded by the coding sequence ATGGCGACCAAGGACACCGGCGGCGGACAGCAGAAGGCGACGCGCTCCACCGAGGAGACCGAGGAGCAGGCGCAGGATGCGCAGGCTTCGGAGGACCTCAAGGAGCGCCAGGAGAAGCTGAGCGACGACGTCGACTCGGTCCTGGACGAGATCGACGACGTCCTGGAGGAGAACGCCGAGGACTTCGTGCGGAGCTTCGTACAGAAGGGCGGGGAGTAG
- the dop gene encoding depupylase/deamidase Dop, with protein MTVRRVMGIETEYGISVPGHPNANAMLTSSQIVNAYAAAMHRARRARWDFEEENPLRDARGFDLARETADSSQLTDEDIGLANVILTNGARLYVDHAHPEYSSPEITNPRDAVLWDKAGERIMAEAAELAAAIPGAQPIHLYKNNTDNKGASYGTHENYLMRRDTPFSDIVRHLTPFFVSRQVVTGAGRVGIGQDGRDHGFQLSQRADYFEVEVGLETTLKRPIINTRDEPHSDAEKYRRLHVIIGDANLSEISTYLKLGTTALVLSMIEDGFINVDLAVDQPVRTLHQVSHDPSLQRLITLRSGRTLTAVQLQMEYFELARKYVEERYGSDADDQTRDVLVRWEDTLNRLENDPMSLSGELDWVAKRALMDGYRRRDGLEWDAPRLHLVDLQYADVRADKGLYNRLVAGGRMKRLLAEDEVARARTKPPEDTRAYFRGRCLDQYADDVAAASWDSVIFDLPGHDSLQRVPTMEPLRGTREHVKNLLDRCRTAEELVRVLSGG; from the coding sequence ATGACCGTACGGCGAGTAATGGGCATCGAGACGGAGTACGGAATCTCCGTCCCCGGCCACCCCAACGCCAATGCCATGCTCACCTCGTCCCAGATCGTCAACGCCTACGCGGCGGCGATGCACCGGGCGCGCCGCGCCCGCTGGGACTTCGAGGAGGAGAATCCGCTGCGGGACGCGCGAGGCTTCGACCTCGCCCGCGAGACCGCCGACTCCAGCCAGCTCACCGACGAGGACATCGGTCTGGCCAACGTCATCCTGACCAACGGCGCCCGCCTCTACGTCGACCACGCGCACCCCGAGTACAGCTCCCCGGAGATCACCAACCCCCGGGACGCGGTCCTCTGGGACAAGGCCGGCGAGCGCATCATGGCCGAGGCCGCCGAACTGGCCGCCGCCATCCCCGGCGCCCAGCCGATCCACCTCTACAAGAACAACACCGACAACAAGGGCGCCTCCTACGGCACGCACGAGAACTACCTGATGAGACGGGACACCCCCTTCTCGGACATCGTGCGCCACCTGACCCCGTTCTTCGTCAGCCGCCAGGTCGTCACCGGGGCCGGCCGGGTCGGGATCGGGCAGGACGGCCGAGACCACGGCTTCCAGCTCAGCCAGCGCGCCGACTACTTCGAGGTGGAGGTGGGGCTGGAGACGACGCTGAAGCGCCCCATCATCAACACCCGGGACGAGCCGCACTCCGACGCGGAGAAGTACCGCAGGCTGCACGTCATCATCGGGGACGCCAATCTCTCCGAGATCTCGACCTATCTGAAGCTCGGTACCACCGCCCTGGTCCTCTCGATGATCGAGGACGGGTTCATCAACGTGGACCTCGCCGTCGACCAGCCCGTACGGACCCTCCACCAGGTCTCGCACGACCCGTCCCTGCAGCGCCTGATCACGCTCCGCAGCGGCCGCACACTCACCGCGGTGCAGCTCCAGATGGAGTACTTCGAGCTGGCCCGCAAGTACGTCGAGGAGCGGTACGGCTCCGACGCCGACGACCAGACCCGGGACGTCCTGGTGCGCTGGGAGGACACCCTCAACCGCCTGGAGAACGACCCGATGAGCCTGTCCGGGGAGCTGGACTGGGTGGCCAAGCGGGCCCTCATGGACGGCTACCGGCGCCGGGACGGCCTGGAGTGGGACGCACCGCGCCTGCACCTGGTGGACCTCCAGTACGCGGACGTACGGGCCGACAAGGGCCTCTACAACCGCCTCGTGGCCGGCGGGCGGATGAAACGCCTGCTGGCGGAGGACGAGGTCGCCAGGGCGCGTACGAAGCCCCCGGAGGACACCCGGGCCTATTTCCGGGGCCGCTGCCTGGACCAGTACGCGGACGACGTGGCCGCCGCCTCCTGGGATTCGGTCATCTTCGACCTGCCGGGCCATGACTCCCTGCAACGGGTGCCCACCATGGAGCCGCTGCGCGGGACGCGGGAGCACGTCAAGAACCTCCTGGACCGCTGCCGCACGGCGGAGGAGCTGGTCCGGGTGCTGTCCGGCGGCTGA
- the arc gene encoding proteasome ATPase, giving the protein MAAHDDDINRGIRPGRGSEDPSGQVAYLEQEIAVLRRKLADSPRHSRILEERVVELQTSLSGVTAQNERLAHTLREARDQIVALKEEVDRLAQPPAGFGVFLQANEDGTCDIFTGGRKLRVNVSPSVELEGLRRGQEVMLNEALNVVEAMEFERAGDIVTLKEILEDGERALVIGHTDEERVVRLAEPLLDITIRPGDALLLEPRSGYVYEVVPKSEVEELVLEEVPDIDYDKIGGLGDQIELIRDAVELPYLHPDLFKEHELRPPKGILLYGPPGCGKTLIAKAVANSLAKKVAEVTGQPAGKSYFLNIKGPELLNKYVGETERHIRLVFQRAREKASEGTPVIVFFDEMESLFRTRGSGVSSDVENTIVPQLLAEIDGVEGLENVIVIGASNREDMIDPAILRPGRLDVKIKIERPDAEAAKDIFAKYLTASLPLHSDDLSEHAGSKPAATHAMIQSVVERMYTESEENRFLEVTYANGDKEVLYFKDFNSGAMIQNIVDRAKKMAIKAFLEEGQKGIRVSHLLQACVDEFKENEDLPNTTNPDDWARISGKKGERIVFIRTLVTGKQGADTGRSIDTVANTGQYL; this is encoded by the coding sequence GTGGCAGCCCACGACGACGACATCAACCGCGGCATCCGGCCCGGGCGGGGGTCAGAAGACCCGTCGGGCCAGGTCGCCTATCTTGAGCAGGAAATCGCCGTCCTGCGACGTAAGCTCGCCGACTCTCCGCGTCATTCGAGAATTCTCGAAGAGCGGGTCGTCGAGTTGCAGACCAGTCTGTCCGGTGTGACCGCACAGAACGAACGGCTCGCCCATACGCTCCGCGAGGCCCGCGACCAGATCGTGGCTCTCAAGGAGGAGGTCGACAGGCTCGCGCAGCCGCCTGCCGGCTTCGGCGTGTTCCTGCAGGCCAATGAAGACGGTACCTGCGACATCTTCACCGGGGGCCGCAAGCTCCGGGTGAACGTGAGCCCCAGCGTCGAGCTCGAAGGCCTCCGGCGAGGCCAGGAGGTCATGCTCAACGAAGCGCTCAACGTGGTCGAGGCCATGGAATTCGAGCGGGCCGGGGACATCGTCACCCTCAAGGAGATCCTTGAGGACGGCGAGCGCGCCCTGGTGATCGGGCACACCGACGAGGAACGGGTGGTGCGGCTCGCCGAGCCGCTGCTCGACATCACCATCCGCCCCGGCGACGCGCTCCTGCTGGAACCCAGGTCCGGTTACGTCTACGAAGTGGTGCCCAAGAGCGAGGTCGAGGAACTCGTCCTCGAAGAGGTCCCGGACATCGACTACGACAAGATCGGCGGTCTGGGCGACCAGATCGAGCTGATCCGCGACGCGGTCGAGCTCCCGTACCTCCACCCCGACCTCTTCAAGGAACACGAACTCCGTCCGCCGAAGGGCATCCTGCTCTACGGTCCGCCCGGCTGCGGCAAGACGCTCATCGCCAAGGCAGTCGCCAACTCGCTCGCCAAGAAGGTCGCCGAGGTGACCGGCCAGCCCGCGGGGAAGAGCTACTTCCTCAATATCAAGGGCCCCGAGCTCCTCAACAAGTACGTCGGTGAGACCGAGCGGCACATCCGCCTCGTCTTCCAGCGTGCCCGGGAGAAGGCGAGCGAGGGCACCCCCGTCATCGTCTTCTTCGACGAGATGGAATCCCTTTTCCGTACCCGCGGCAGCGGCGTCAGCTCGGACGTGGAGAACACCATCGTCCCGCAGCTGCTCGCCGAGATCGACGGTGTGGAAGGGCTGGAGAACGTCATCGTCATCGGCGCCTCCAACCGCGAGGACATGATCGACCCGGCCATCCTCCGGCCCGGCCGTCTCGATGTGAAGATCAAGATCGAGCGTCCGGACGCGGAGGCCGCGAAGGACATCTTCGCGAAGTACCTGACCGCGTCGCTCCCGCTGCACTCGGACGATCTGTCCGAGCACGCCGGCTCCAAGCCGGCCGCCACGCACGCGATGATCCAGTCCGTGGTGGAGCGGATGTACACGGAATCCGAGGAGAACCGGTTCCTCGAAGTCACCTACGCCAACGGTGACAAGGAAGTCCTCTATTTCAAGGACTTCAACTCCGGCGCGATGATCCAGAACATCGTCGACCGGGCCAAGAAGATGGCCATCAAGGCATTCCTCGAAGAAGGCCAGAAGGGCATTCGCGTCTCCCATCTCCTCCAGGCGTGCGTGGACGAGTTCAAGGAGAACGAGGACCTGCCCAACACCACCAACCCGGACGACTGGGCCCGGATCTCCGGAAAGAAGGGCGAGCGGATCGTCTTCATCCGCACGCTCGTCACCGGAAAGCAGGGCGCGGACACCGGCCGGTCCATCGACACGGTCGCGAACACCGGTCAGTACCTGTAA
- a CDS encoding ferredoxin, whose amino-acid sequence MTAQQDSPGASDTEDLEVWIDQDLCTGDGICVQYAPEVFELDIDGLAYVKSADDELLQEPGATTRVPLPLLTDVVDSAKECPGDCIHVRRVSDSVEVYGPDAA is encoded by the coding sequence ATGACCGCGCAGCAGGACTCGCCCGGCGCGAGCGACACCGAGGATCTGGAGGTCTGGATCGACCAGGACCTCTGCACGGGCGACGGGATCTGCGTCCAGTACGCCCCCGAAGTGTTCGAGCTGGACATCGACGGGCTGGCCTACGTGAAGAGCGCCGACGACGAGCTGCTCCAGGAGCCGGGCGCCACCACGCGGGTTCCGCTGCCGCTGCTGACGGACGTGGTGGATTCGGCCAAGGAGTGCCCCGGCGACTGCATTCACGTACGTCGAGTTTCGGACAGCGTCGAGGTGTACGGGCCGGACGCGGCGTAG
- a CDS encoding tRNA (adenine-N1)-methyltransferase — protein MSEPTGAARRRGPFKVGDQVQLTDPKGRHHTFTLEAGKNFHTHKGSFPHDELIGAPEGSVVRTTGNVAYLALRPLLPDYVLSMPRGAAVVYPKDAGQILAFADIFPGARVVEAGVGSGALSTFLLRAIGEQGMLHSYERREDFAEIAQQNVERYFGSPHPAWQLTIGDLQDNLSDTEVDRVVLDMLAPWECLEAVSKALVPGGIVCAYVATTTQLSRTVESLREIGCFAEPQPWESMIRNWHVEGLAVRPDHRMIGHTGFLVTARRLADGVEPPMRRRRPSKGAYGEDYDGPGGRSGSADRSASADRD, from the coding sequence ATGTCTGAACCGACCGGTGCCGCCCGCCGCCGTGGGCCCTTCAAGGTCGGGGACCAAGTACAGCTCACCGACCCCAAGGGACGCCACCACACCTTCACGCTCGAAGCCGGAAAGAACTTCCACACCCACAAGGGTTCTTTCCCGCACGACGAGCTGATCGGTGCTCCCGAGGGCAGTGTTGTCCGTACCACGGGAAACGTCGCCTATCTCGCGCTGCGCCCCCTGCTCCCCGACTACGTCCTCTCCATGCCCCGCGGCGCCGCCGTGGTCTACCCCAAGGACGCCGGCCAGATCCTGGCCTTCGCCGACATCTTCCCCGGCGCCCGCGTCGTGGAGGCAGGCGTCGGATCGGGCGCTCTCTCCACCTTCCTGCTGCGCGCCATCGGTGAGCAGGGCATGCTGCACTCGTACGAGCGCCGCGAGGACTTCGCCGAGATCGCCCAGCAGAACGTCGAGCGCTACTTCGGCAGCCCGCACCCGGCCTGGCAGCTCACCATCGGCGACCTCCAGGACAACCTGTCGGACACCGAGGTGGACCGGGTCGTCCTGGACATGCTCGCCCCGTGGGAGTGCCTGGAGGCCGTCTCCAAGGCGCTGGTGCCCGGCGGCATCGTCTGCGCGTACGTCGCCACCACCACCCAGCTGTCGCGGACGGTCGAGTCCCTCCGCGAGATCGGCTGCTTCGCCGAGCCGCAGCCCTGGGAATCCATGATCCGCAACTGGCACGTCGAGGGCCTCGCCGTCCGCCCGGACCACCGGATGATCGGCCACACCGGCTTCCTGGTGACCGCCCGCCGCCTGGCCGACGGGGTCGAGCCCCCGATGCGCCGCCGCCGTCCCTCCAAGGGCGCCTACGGCGAGGACTACGACGGCCCCGGCGGCCGGAGCGGTTCCGCCGACCGGAGCGCTTCCGCCGACCGCGACTGA
- a CDS encoding site-2 protease family protein, producing MDESDQSGDNGRPQPGAGGTGPGPGKQRPRRPAGPGGGLLMGRPFGVPVYVAPSWFVVAALITWVFGGQLDRVLPGLGAARYLVALFFAIAFYASVLVHELAHTVAALRYKLPVRRIQLQFFGGVSEIEKETETPGREFVLAFVGPLLSLVLAGVFYLSMQFVEPGTVPGVLLAGLMISNLIVAVFNLLPGLPLDGGRMLRAVVWKITGKPMSGTVVAAWVGRGLAVAVLIGLPLLTRTGGSATEIGGVETVTDALLAAILAGIIWTGAGNSLRMARLREHLPELRARTLTRRAVPVESATPLSEALRRANEAGARALVVVDPEGTPKGVVRESAIGGVPEHRRPWVAVGGLAQDLNEGMRVPAELAGEELLDRLRATPATEYLVVEESGAVYGVLSTTDVERAFLAAMTRPGS from the coding sequence GTGGACGAGAGCGACCAGAGCGGCGACAACGGGCGCCCGCAGCCCGGCGCGGGGGGAACCGGCCCCGGACCGGGCAAGCAACGCCCCCGCCGCCCCGCCGGACCCGGCGGCGGCCTGCTGATGGGCCGCCCGTTCGGTGTGCCCGTGTACGTGGCCCCCAGCTGGTTCGTCGTCGCGGCGCTCATCACCTGGGTCTTCGGAGGACAGCTCGACCGCGTCCTGCCCGGGCTCGGCGCCGCCCGCTACCTCGTCGCCCTCTTCTTCGCCATCGCCTTCTACGCCTCCGTGCTCGTCCACGAACTCGCGCACACCGTCGCGGCCCTCCGGTACAAGCTGCCCGTGCGCCGCATCCAGCTCCAGTTCTTCGGCGGCGTCTCCGAGATCGAGAAGGAGACCGAGACCCCGGGGCGCGAGTTCGTCCTCGCCTTCGTGGGGCCGCTCCTCTCCCTCGTCCTGGCCGGAGTGTTCTATCTCTCCATGCAGTTCGTGGAGCCCGGCACCGTCCCCGGCGTCCTGCTCGCCGGACTGATGATCTCCAACCTCATCGTCGCCGTCTTCAACCTGCTGCCCGGGCTCCCGCTCGACGGCGGGCGCATGCTGCGCGCGGTCGTCTGGAAGATCACCGGCAAGCCCATGAGCGGCACCGTCGTCGCCGCCTGGGTCGGCCGGGGCCTCGCCGTCGCCGTACTCATCGGCCTGCCGCTGCTCACGCGCACCGGCGGCTCGGCCACCGAGATCGGCGGCGTGGAGACGGTCACCGACGCCCTGCTCGCCGCCATCCTGGCCGGGATCATCTGGACCGGCGCGGGCAACAGCCTGCGCATGGCACGGCTGCGCGAACACCTCCCCGAGCTCCGGGCCCGCACCCTCACCCGCCGCGCGGTGCCCGTCGAGTCCGCCACTCCGCTCTCCGAAGCGCTGCGCCGGGCCAACGAGGCGGGGGCCCGCGCCCTCGTCGTCGTCGACCCCGAAGGCACCCCGAAGGGCGTCGTCCGGGAGTCCGCCATCGGCGGGGTCCCCGAGCACCGCCGCCCCTGGGTCGCCGTCGGAGGCCTCGCCCAGGACCTCAACGAGGGCATGCGCGTCCCCGCCGAGCTCGCCGGCGAGGAACTGCTCGACCGGCTGCGCGCCACACCCGCGACCGAGTACCTCGTCGTGGAGGAGTCCGGCGCGGTCTACGGCGTCCTCTCCACGACCGACGTGGAACGCGCCTTCCTCGCCGCCATGACGCGCCCCGGGTCCTGA
- a CDS encoding RecB family exonuclease, which translates to MSSAPRPPAPPSSLSPSRANDFMQCPLLYRFRVIDKLPEKPSEAATRGTLVHAVLERLFDAPAAERTAPRARALVPGQWDRLLESKPELTELFAEDTGGERLAGWLGEAERLVERWFSLEDPTRLEPVEREMFVETELESGLRLRGVIDRVDIAPTGEVRIVDYKTGKAPRPEYAEGALFQMKFYALVVWRLKGVVPRRLQLVYLGSGDVMTYDPVVADLERVERKLHALWEAIRLATETGEWRPRPTKLCGWCDHQAVCPEFGGTPPVYPLPVVLPESREDGAGRMGPVGADAGRPASPDSP; encoded by the coding sequence ATGAGCTCCGCACCCCGGCCCCCCGCGCCGCCGTCCTCCCTGTCGCCGTCGCGGGCGAACGACTTCATGCAGTGCCCTTTGCTCTACCGCTTCCGGGTCATCGACAAACTGCCGGAGAAGCCGAGCGAGGCGGCCACCCGGGGAACCCTGGTGCACGCGGTGCTGGAGCGGCTCTTCGACGCACCCGCCGCGGAGCGTACGGCGCCGAGGGCGCGGGCCCTGGTGCCCGGGCAGTGGGACCGGCTGCTGGAGTCCAAGCCGGAGCTGACCGAGCTCTTCGCCGAGGACACCGGGGGTGAGCGGCTCGCGGGATGGCTGGGCGAGGCGGAGCGGCTGGTGGAGCGGTGGTTCTCGCTGGAGGACCCGACGCGGCTGGAGCCGGTCGAGCGCGAGATGTTCGTGGAGACGGAGCTGGAGTCGGGGCTGCGGCTGCGCGGGGTGATCGACCGCGTCGACATCGCGCCGACGGGCGAGGTCCGGATCGTCGACTACAAGACGGGGAAGGCGCCGCGTCCGGAGTACGCGGAGGGCGCGCTCTTCCAGATGAAGTTCTACGCGCTGGTGGTCTGGCGGCTCAAGGGCGTGGTGCCGCGCCGGCTCCAGCTGGTCTACCTCGGCAGCGGCGACGTCATGACGTACGACCCGGTGGTCGCGGACCTGGAGCGGGTGGAGCGGAAGCTGCACGCGCTCTGGGAGGCGATCCGGCTGGCGACGGAGACCGGCGAGTGGCGGCCGAGGCCGACCAAGCTCTGCGGCTGGTGCGACCATCAGGCGGTCTGTCCTGAATTCGGCGGGACTCCCCCGGTCTATCCGCTCCCCGTGGTGCTGCCGGAGTCCCGTGAGGATGGTGCGGGCAGAATGGGGCCGGTGGGGGCCGACGCCGGTCGGCCCGCGTCCCCAGACAGTCCCTGA
- a CDS encoding response regulator transcription factor, giving the protein MAAIRVLLVDDQPLLRTGFRMILEAEGDLAVVGEAGDGLQAIDQVRALQPDVVLMDIRMPRMDGVEATRQITGPDRNGPAKVLVLTTFDLDEYVVEALRAGASGFLLKDAPANELVQAIRVVAAGEAMLAPSITRRLLDKYADHLPSGEEAVPDALHRLTDREVEVLKLVARGLSNAEIAADLFVSETTVKTHVGHVLTKLQLRDRVQAAVYAYESGLVRPGAQ; this is encoded by the coding sequence GTGGCGGCAATCCGCGTCCTGCTGGTCGACGACCAGCCACTGCTGCGCACCGGCTTCCGGATGATTCTGGAGGCCGAGGGCGATCTGGCGGTGGTCGGCGAGGCCGGTGACGGACTCCAGGCCATCGACCAGGTCCGGGCGCTCCAGCCGGACGTGGTGCTGATGGACATCCGGATGCCGCGGATGGACGGTGTGGAGGCGACCCGCCAGATCACCGGCCCGGACCGGAACGGCCCGGCGAAGGTGCTGGTGCTGACGACCTTCGATCTGGACGAGTACGTCGTGGAGGCGCTGCGCGCGGGCGCCAGCGGCTTTCTGCTCAAGGACGCCCCGGCCAACGAGCTGGTCCAGGCGATCCGGGTGGTGGCCGCGGGCGAGGCGATGCTCGCACCGAGCATCACCCGGCGGCTGCTCGACAAGTACGCCGACCACCTCCCGTCCGGTGAGGAGGCGGTCCCGGACGCCCTGCACCGGCTGACCGACCGCGAGGTCGAGGTGCTGAAGCTGGTGGCGCGCGGCCTGTCGAACGCGGAGATCGCCGCGGACCTCTTCGTCAGCGAGACGACGGTGAAGACGCACGTCGGCCATGTACTGACCAAGCTCCAGCTGCGCGACCGGGTGCAGGCGGCGGTGTACGCGTACGAGAGCGGTCTGGTGCGGCCGGGGGCGCAGTAG
- a CDS encoding HAD family hydrolase, whose amino-acid sequence MTSTVPASLTRTADGATLQAVLLDMDGTLVDTEGFWWDTEVEVFADLGHRLDESWREVVVGGPMTRSAGYLIDVTGADIAVEELTVLLNDRFEKRIGRGVPLMPGAARLLAELSAHAVPTALVSASHRRIIDRVLDSVGHHHFALTIAGDEVARTKPHPDPYLAAAAGFGADPARCAVIEDTATGVASAEAAGCRVVAVPSVAPIAPAAGRAVVGSLEEVDLAFLQKLVLDRG is encoded by the coding sequence ATGACCAGTACGGTCCCCGCGTCCCTGACCCGCACGGCCGACGGCGCCACCCTGCAGGCCGTCCTTCTCGACATGGACGGCACCCTGGTCGACACCGAGGGCTTCTGGTGGGACACCGAGGTCGAGGTGTTCGCCGACCTCGGCCACCGGCTCGACGAATCCTGGCGCGAAGTGGTCGTCGGCGGTCCGATGACCCGCAGCGCCGGCTACCTCATCGACGTGACCGGTGCGGACATCGCGGTGGAGGAGCTCACCGTCCTGCTGAACGACCGCTTCGAGAAGCGCATCGGACGGGGCGTCCCCCTCATGCCCGGCGCCGCCCGCCTGCTCGCCGAGCTCTCCGCCCACGCCGTGCCGACCGCACTCGTCTCCGCCTCGCACCGCCGGATCATCGACCGGGTCCTCGACTCGGTGGGCCACCACCACTTCGCGCTGACCATCGCCGGGGACGAGGTCGCCCGCACCAAGCCGCACCCCGACCCCTACCTCGCCGCCGCCGCCGGATTCGGCGCCGACCCCGCCCGCTGCGCCGTCATCGAGGACACCGCCACCGGCGTCGCCTCGGCGGAAGCCGCCGGATGCCGGGTCGTGGCCGTACCCTCCGTCGCGCCCATCGCACCGGCGGCCGGACGCGCGGTCGTCGGCTCGCTGGAAGAGGTCGACCTGGCCTTCCTCCAGAAGCTGGTCCTGGACCGGGGGTGA